The window CCCGGGTAGCCAATGAATTGTCCATCAAATTCGGTTTTTCCTCTTTGGCCTTTTGCTCCTGGTAATTTCGAATGTTTTCATTTCGCTCTTTTTCCCTTTGAGCCGCTTCAGGATAAACTTCTTTTGCCCCATACCTTCCTGCTAGGAAAGTATAAATCAAAATGGTAAATATCCAGGTAGGAATAAAAAGATAAAAGAAGGACATTACATCAAGGGCATTTAATCCAAAACCGAAAACCAAGCCAAGGCCCCAAGAGGCTATTGCAGGAGTACTAAAGGTCAAAGATTTATAATGAGACCAATAAGATGTGTAGCCGATTCTGGGAAAGATTTGATGTTCTGCAAAAACAATCCCTCCAACCGGCACTACCAATAGTCCCGCATAAGTTAAGAGCGGGAGGATTTGAGAAAACACAAAGGGAAAACAGGCGATAATTATGGTAATTACACCAACAACAATAGTGGTTTTCATCCTTGAATGGTTTGAAAAAATGGCTTGAGCAGCCAAGCCGGCCCTATATAAGTTGGTGATGGCAGTAGTCCATCCAGCCACAATCACAATAACAAAACCTGACCAGCCCAAAGCATAATAGGCAACATCTCCCGGATCGAGAGCCACAATAGATTTCCCTAAAATTACTGCAGCTCCTGCTCCCATTATGCCTGCCGCTATCCATGCCACATAATGACCGAACATCATTCCCGTACTTGTAGCAAACCCATAAGATTTCTTTTTTGCAAAACGCAACAAAGCCATATCTATCAATCCAAAATGGGTAATGGTATTGGCAGCCCAAGCAAAGCCTATAACTTCAATCAGACCTATTCCGAGTTCACCAAAACTATCCACTCCTGTCCATATGGATTGATTTCCTAAGTTTATAAAATCATTCCAATCGGAAGGTAATGTTTTGGCCAATACATCAAGACTTAATGCCGGCAACAATACCATTGCTCCACTTGTAAACATGACAAATAACCAAGGAGCACAAATGCCGGAAAATTCAGAAACTGCATTAAAACCATACAAGGCGATGGTAACCACCACGATGCCCACTCCAAAAACAATCAACACAAACCACATGTTATTTGGGTACCAATTGAGCTGTGCCGGAATACCAAAAGCAAAGCGAACAGCAGTAGCTGAAACAGTGATCATTGCGGCAGAGATTACTGAAAAAATAACCACATTGGCCCAATTGTAGAGCTTGGTCATTGAATCTCCGGCTATTTTGTTGAGATAGGTGTATAAGCTAAGTCTAGTTTCAACGGCTATAGGGGCAGTGATAAACCTCCAGCTCAATACTGCCAATATATTCCCAATTAACAAGCCTAAAAGGATATCCATCGTCTTGGCGCCTAATGCAACGAAGGTGGCTCCTATCACAAACTCTGTAGCAGCTACATGCTCTGCTGCATACAGCCCTGCAAAGTGAGTCCAATCATGAAGCTTATGCTTAGCTACGGGTAATTGTTCTTCGTCAAGATCATCAAACTGGGAAGAGGAATCGGTCATTGTTCTTCGTTTAAATTGGGTTTCAATTGTAATAATGGGGCAGAAACTTTTTCTAGGGCGTTTTATTTGTCACTGTTATAAATTTTTATGCGTTATTTTATGGACTCTACGTAACATTTAAAATTATGCAGAATTGACTGCCATCCGGCCTCTTGCTGTTGAACGGTGTTTATACCCTCTGCTTCCAAACGCTCCACTATCTGAACTTCATTGTCTACGACGTGAAA of the Cyclobacterium marinum DSM 745 genome contains:
- a CDS encoding membrane protein, which codes for MTDSSSQFDDLDEEQLPVAKHKLHDWTHFAGLYAAEHVAATEFVIGATFVALGAKTMDILLGLLIGNILAVLSWRFITAPIAVETRLSLYTYLNKIAGDSMTKLYNWANVVIFSVISAAMITVSATAVRFAFGIPAQLNWYPNNMWFVLIVFGVGIVVVTIALYGFNAVSEFSGICAPWLFVMFTSGAMVLLPALSLDVLAKTLPSDWNDFINLGNQSIWTGVDSFGELGIGLIEVIGFAWAANTITHFGLIDMALLRFAKKKSYGFATSTGMMFGHYVAWIAAGIMGAGAAVILGKSIVALDPGDVAYYALGWSGFVIVIVAGWTTAITNLYRAGLAAQAIFSNHSRMKTTIVVGVITIIIACFPFVFSQILPLLTYAGLLVVPVGGIVFAEHQIFPRIGYTSYWSHYKSLTFSTPAIASWGLGLVFGFGLNALDVMSFFYLFIPTWIFTILIYTFLAGRYGAKEVYPEAAQREKERNENIRNYQEQKAKEEKPNLMDNSLATRVLKILGYLALIVTLVLAWIVLFGSEDELSYLENRETFYSIAFICTLVYFATAYWALLRGKQKNQN